The following proteins come from a genomic window of Pocillopora verrucosa isolate sample1 chromosome 6, ASM3666991v2, whole genome shotgun sequence:
- the LOC131770671 gene encoding BAG family molecular chaperone regulator 1: protein MADGAVHEDFLKFTLVHGSNKYPVELQTDSSNDGPTVEDLANLAARLTDVPRGSQRLIFKGQSLTDLSQSLKSLKVKNGSKVMLIGKKFNPLEEENMKAVLAAEKKTDEIEKRLTENVEELQGVEKGFLQTELVNQTLDKLTRKIQGITEDFMKTLESLDSLLIDSSLQQAKAKKKSLVQRIQVLLDKSDGISIRIESLKKNS, encoded by the exons ATGGCAGACGGAGCAGTGCATGAAGATTTCTTGAAGTTCACACTGGTCCATG gGTCAAATAAATACCCGGTTGAATTACAGACGGATAGCAGCAATGACGGACCCACAGTTGAAGATTTAGCAAACCTTGCAGCTCGACTCACTGATGTACCTAGAGGATCACAGAGGCTCATTTTTAAAG ggCAGTCATTGACAGATCTCAGTCAATCACTAAAATCTCTGAAAGTGAAGAATGGAAGTAAAGTTATGTTAATCGGCAAAAAG TTTAATCCTTTAGAAGAAGAGAATATGAAAGCTGTATTAGCTGCTGAGAAGAAGACTgatgaaatagagaaaagacTTACTGAGAATGTGGAAGAACTCCAAGGAGTAGAAAAG GGATTTCTTCAAACTGAACTAGTCAACCAGACCCTGGATAAGCTAACAAGGAAAATACAGGGAATAACTGAGGACTTCATGAAAACTCTTGAGAGTTTGGACTCCTTG CTCATAGATTCCAGCCTGCAACAAGCCAAGGCAAAAAAGAAATCTCTTGTTCAACGAATTCAG GTCTTATTGGACAAGAGTGATGGAATATCAATCAGGATAGAATCTCTTAAGAAGAATTCTTAG